One part of the Brachyspira sp. SAP_772 genome encodes these proteins:
- a CDS encoding PdaC/SigV domain-containing protein, whose translation MKKVVYIFLLFSSLLFCQNIDISKKDFYFLKGNIGSTPISMYLYIDNNNLSGKYYYDTIKQIIDIKGSINGNTFRLNESINDRVIGSLEGEISDDMIFTGNWISADKNNTFNFSFSLDNNYPINKIRIINAKLDIKDDNGSFESSRDAVVIENDKNIKAINRISLDIDDTKSIDEEKVIDTLNNLISSQYNTWKETIEENDKFNMQRSIEVSFIDENIISFSIYNYSYAGGVHGIYNVQPNIYLISTGKRIGLSVSELIDDVADIDLINLMRSKLTKTMSESDFFDFESITLSDTFDITPTGIKFIWPAYKISDYAHGIIEIEFRYSELKPFVKQDSVFMYLFE comes from the coding sequence ATGAAAAAAGTTGTTTATATTTTTTTGTTATTTTCTTCTTTGCTGTTTTGTCAAAATATAGATATATCAAAAAAAGATTTTTATTTTCTTAAAGGAAACATTGGCAGTACTCCTATAAGTATGTATTTATATATAGATAATAATAATCTATCAGGTAAATATTATTATGACACTATAAAGCAGATTATTGATATAAAGGGTAGTATAAATGGAAATACATTTCGTCTTAATGAGAGCATTAATGATAGGGTAATAGGTTCTTTAGAAGGTGAAATTAGTGATGATATGATTTTTACTGGTAATTGGATTTCGGCTGACAAAAATAACACTTTCAACTTTTCTTTTTCTCTAGACAATAATTATCCTATAAATAAAATTAGGATTATAAATGCTAAATTAGATATTAAAGATGATAATGGAAGTTTTGAATCGAGTAGAGATGCTGTTGTTATAGAAAATGACAAAAACATAAAAGCTATAAATAGAATATCTTTAGACATTGATGATACTAAATCTATAGATGAAGAAAAAGTTATAGATACACTTAATAATTTAATTTCATCGCAATACAATACTTGGAAAGAAACTATAGAAGAAAATGATAAGTTTAATATGCAAAGAAGTATTGAGGTGTCATTTATAGATGAGAATATAATATCATTTTCTATATATAATTATTCTTATGCAGGCGGAGTTCATGGCATATACAATGTTCAGCCTAATATATATTTAATATCCACAGGAAAGAGAATTGGTTTAAGTGTATCAGAGCTTATAGATGATGTTGCTGATATTGATTTAATTAATTTGATGCGTTCAAAACTTACAAAAACTATGTCAGAATCTGATTTCTTTGATTTTGAGAGTATTACATTAAGCGATACATTTGACATTACTCCCACAGGTATCAAGTTTATATGGCCTGCTTATAAAATATCCGATTATGCACATGGTATTATTGAAATAGAGTTTAGATATTCTGAATTAAAGCCTTTTGTAAAACAAGATTCTGTATTTATGTATTTATTTGAATAG
- a CDS encoding glycosyltransferase family 9 protein, which translates to MNEIKNLLIHAPNWLGDIVMSLPAIHLIKEEYKDIKITALAKKSMFGILTVSGLVDDVIELKRFPALRKYNFDAALLFPNSFESAFRIFGHGIKRRIGYRADYRSFMLTDIVEREPVRWWHTSDYYVNLLKTLNIKKSRPTIKLNIKEDILNNAKEYIKTINPENKKIFAYGIGATNSFGKIWKEEYFAEVINYLSHKHNALALFITTPSEKEISDKISAMLNKEPIIPYTSLDNIAAILSLCDGFIGNDSGAMHVASIVGIPTLALYFATPAGINLPIGVNSHIIEKKPDNKACICGGRKCSLNTFECREVIKPNEVIEKFESIIY; encoded by the coding sequence ATGAACGAAATAAAAAACTTATTAATACATGCTCCAAATTGGCTTGGTGATATAGTGATGTCTTTACCTGCGATACATTTAATAAAAGAAGAATATAAAGATATTAAAATAACTGCATTAGCAAAAAAATCTATGTTTGGAATACTTACTGTAAGCGGATTAGTTGATGATGTAATAGAATTAAAAAGATTTCCTGCTTTGAGAAAATATAATTTTGATGCTGCTTTACTTTTTCCTAATTCTTTTGAAAGTGCTTTTAGGATATTTGGGCATGGCATAAAAAGACGCATAGGATATAGGGCTGATTATAGGAGTTTTATGCTTACGGATATAGTAGAAAGAGAGCCTGTTAGGTGGTGGCATACTTCAGATTATTATGTTAATTTACTTAAAACTTTAAATATAAAAAAATCTCGACCAACTATAAAACTAAATATAAAAGAAGATATTCTAAATAATGCCAAAGAATATATTAAAACTATAAACCCTGAAAACAAAAAAATATTTGCATATGGAATAGGAGCTACTAATAGTTTTGGTAAAATCTGGAAAGAAGAATATTTTGCTGAAGTTATAAATTATTTATCTCATAAACATAATGCTTTGGCTTTATTTATAACCACTCCAAGCGAAAAAGAAATATCTGATAAAATATCTGCAATGCTAAACAAAGAGCCTATTATACCATATACTTCATTAGATAATATAGCTGCCATACTTAGCCTATGCGATGGATTTATAGGAAATGATTCCGGAGCTATGCATGTTGCTTCTATAGTTGGCATACCTACTTTGGCTTTATATTTTGCCACACCCGCCGGTATAAACCTCCCAATAGGTGTTAACAGCCATATAATAGAAAAAAAACCAGATAATAAAGCTTGCATCTGCGGCGGCAGAAAATGCTCCCTTAACACTTTTGAATGCCGAGAAGTGATAAAACCAAATGAAGTAATAGAAAAATTTGAAAGCATAATATATTGA
- a CDS encoding GNAT family N-acetyltransferase, whose protein sequence is MCFSNNDFEIEKAQLEDLEEISNLAKRIYLKYNSSLDTDEGINNILTFINYDNLLMRTYIDGSLILKAKDIKKNIIIGFIEIRNYNHISLLFIDDEYFRLGLGKSLFEKVKDIMPSDKYSVNSSDYAVDFYKKLGFVAIYDNIKVENGVHFHPMIF, encoded by the coding sequence ATGTGTTTCAGCAATAATGATTTTGAAATAGAAAAAGCTCAATTAGAAGATTTAGAAGAAATTAGCAATTTAGCTAAAAGAATATATCTTAAATACAATTCATCATTAGATACAGATGAAGGGATAAATAATATATTAACATTTATTAATTATGATAACTTATTAATGAGAACATATATTGACGGCTCTCTAATTCTTAAAGCAAAAGATATAAAAAAAAATATTATTATAGGCTTTATAGAAATAAGAAATTATAATCATATATCACTTTTATTTATTGATGATGAGTATTTTAGACTAGGTTTAGGAAAGAGTCTATTTGAAAAAGTTAAAGATATAATGCCAAGCGATAAATATTCTGTTAATTCTAGCGATTATGCTGTAGACTTCTATAAGAAATTGGGCTTTGTTGCCATTTACGACAATATAAAAGTAGAAAACGGCGTTCATTTTCACCCAATGATTTTTTAA
- the tpiA gene encoding triose-phosphate isomerase, which produces MMRRKLIAGNWKMNNTNKEALELVNQLKDLVKDAKDRDIMIAPTFTCLSDVCNAIKGSNIKLGAQNLYYEEKGAFTGQISADMLLAVGCEYVIIGHSECRDIFGEKDELINKKVKRALDKNLVPVLCVGEHLEEREKGITSDIVSSQVKEAFKGLSEAEAKKVVIAYEPVWAIGTGKTATPQDADDVHKTIRDTLKSIYNDSVAEGMIILYGGSVNEKNADDLLNMPNIDGALVGGASLVADKFARIVNYIAK; this is translated from the coding sequence ATTATGAGAAGAAAACTTATAGCTGGTAACTGGAAAATGAATAATACTAATAAAGAGGCTTTAGAGTTAGTAAATCAGTTAAAAGATTTAGTAAAAGATGCTAAAGACAGAGACATTATGATAGCACCTACTTTTACTTGTTTAAGTGATGTTTGTAATGCTATTAAGGGAAGCAATATAAAATTAGGAGCACAGAATTTATATTATGAAGAGAAGGGTGCTTTTACAGGACAGATTTCTGCTGATATGCTTTTGGCTGTAGGATGTGAGTATGTTATAATTGGTCACTCTGAATGCCGTGACATATTTGGTGAAAAAGATGAGCTTATAAACAAAAAAGTAAAAAGAGCTTTAGATAAAAATTTAGTACCTGTTTTATGTGTAGGTGAACATTTAGAAGAGAGAGAGAAGGGAATTACTTCTGATATAGTAAGCAGTCAAGTAAAAGAGGCTTTTAAGGGTTTAAGTGAAGCTGAGGCTAAAAAAGTAGTTATAGCTTATGAACCTGTATGGGCTATTGGTACTGGTAAAACTGCTACTCCTCAAGATGCTGATGATGTACATAAAACTATAAGAGATACATTAAAGTCTATTTATAATGACAGTGTTGCTGAGGGTATGATTATACTTTATGGCGGAAGCGTTAATGAAAAAAATGCTGATGATTTACTTAATATGCCTAATATAGATGGTGCTTTGGTTGGCGGTGCTTCTTTAGTTGCTGATAAGTTTGCTAGAATAGTTAATTATATAGCTAAGTAA
- a CDS encoding flagellar filament outer layer protein FlaA: protein MKKLFAVLASIFVAASAYGVTNSTLIDFAITGNADNLQPAGDDTNEVVSVQQNLYNDNWVVWLNESARLTENRRNSYVTNVDSKGNNGAWEAGKVLGVRVHFPLQAWNSYALVKPAFQLEMYGGTDGTKYTDGKGVVHNVGEIKSISSWVYGRNYLVTYFVNLQNELGELKSYPMGALYFSGWRQLRWENREYLANVRDRVLVRKPLYPRMIPSVKLDSLGFYRTKDTQGGDFITYVKDITMEYDVVVVDFEEDIDDEATWQLLKTENERKQAIENARVREAAELQELEQRRINGGGDAQQQQDTGAAATETTQTEETAAQ from the coding sequence ATGAAAAAGTTATTCGCAGTATTAGCTTCTATTTTTGTTGCTGCATCTGCTTACGGTGTAACAAATTCAACTTTAATTGATTTTGCTATAACAGGTAATGCTGATAACTTGCAGCCTGCAGGAGATGATACAAATGAAGTAGTTTCTGTTCAGCAAAATCTTTACAACGATAACTGGGTAGTATGGTTGAATGAATCTGCTAGATTAACAGAAAACCGCAGGAATTCATATGTTACTAACGTAGATAGTAAAGGTAATAACGGAGCTTGGGAAGCTGGTAAAGTTCTTGGTGTAAGAGTACATTTCCCTCTACAAGCTTGGAATAGCTATGCTTTAGTAAAACCTGCTTTTCAACTTGAAATGTACGGCGGAACTGACGGTACAAAATATACAGACGGTAAAGGTGTAGTACACAATGTTGGCGAAATTAAATCTATTAGCTCTTGGGTATATGGACGTAATTATTTAGTTACTTATTTTGTAAACTTACAAAATGAATTAGGTGAATTAAAATCTTATCCTATGGGTGCTCTTTACTTCAGCGGTTGGAGACAATTAAGATGGGAAAACAGAGAGTATTTAGCTAATGTTCGCGACAGAGTATTAGTAAGAAAACCTCTTTATCCTAGAATGATCCCTTCTGTAAAATTAGACTCTTTAGGTTTCTATAGAACTAAAGATACTCAAGGTGGTGATTTCATTACTTATGTTAAAGATATAACTATGGAATATGATGTAGTAGTTGTTGATTTCGAAGAAGATATCGATGATGAAGCTACTTGGCAGTTATTAAAAACTGAAAACGAAAGAAAACAAGCTATTGAAAATGCTAGAGTTCGTGAAGCTGCTGAGTTACAAGAATTAGAACAAAGACGTATTAATGGTGGCGGTGATGCTCAGCAACAACAAGATACTGGTGCTGCAGCAACTGAAACTACACAAACTGAAGAAACTGCTGCTCAATAA
- a CDS encoding secondary thiamine-phosphate synthase enzyme YjbQ yields the protein MHTINVKTNSRFDIIDITEEVRRCVLEERVESGIAVIFTPHTTAGVGINENADSNVLFDMKNAFNKVVAQHDNYRHSEGNSQAHVLSSLVSPSLTVIIENRDIVLGVWQDIYFFEFDGARNRKVYVQVMKK from the coding sequence ATGCATACTATTAATGTAAAAACTAACTCAAGATTTGACATTATAGACATAACAGAAGAGGTTAGAAGATGTGTTTTAGAAGAGAGGGTAGAATCAGGCATAGCTGTTATATTTACCCCTCACACCACTGCAGGTGTCGGCATCAATGAAAATGCCGATAGTAATGTTTTATTTGATATGAAAAATGCTTTTAATAAGGTAGTTGCTCAGCATGATAATTATAGACACTCTGAAGGCAATTCACAGGCGCATGTTTTGTCATCTTTGGTTTCGCCTAGTTTAACGGTTATAATAGAAAATAGAGATATAGTTTTAGGTGTTTGGCAGGATATATATTTCTTTGAGTTTGATGGGGCGAGAAACAGAAAAGTTTATGTACAAGTAATGAAAAAATAA
- a CDS encoding ATP/GTP-binding protein gives MNIKNNRVTIICGHYGSGKTTFSINYAIYLRNKTDKQIYIADLDVVNPYFRSREHAQNLKDKDIKIIGSYLPQSGSDLPAVSAEVYSIFNNKDIVGIIDMGGNSVGSLSFATFRECVQTDETDVFFVLNANRKENSTFELALGHLISIEATLALKVTGIVNNTHLMNDTTLEDIIKGEEIAEQISKEKNIDVICSCVNSNLIKQNIKTKYQLFNMEYDIKNIGNVI, from the coding sequence ATGAATATAAAAAATAATAGAGTAACTATAATATGCGGGCATTATGGATCAGGGAAAACAACATTCTCCATTAATTATGCCATCTATTTAAGAAACAAAACAGACAAACAAATATATATAGCAGACTTGGATGTTGTAAATCCTTATTTTCGCTCAAGAGAACATGCTCAAAACTTAAAAGATAAAGATATAAAAATAATAGGAAGCTACTTGCCTCAATCTGGTTCAGATTTGCCTGCTGTGTCTGCTGAAGTTTATTCTATATTTAATAATAAAGATATTGTAGGAATAATAGATATGGGAGGAAACTCTGTTGGAAGCTTATCTTTTGCCACTTTTAGAGAGTGTGTTCAAACAGATGAAACTGATGTATTTTTTGTTTTAAATGCCAACAGAAAAGAAAACTCCACTTTTGAACTTGCTTTAGGTCATCTCATCTCTATAGAAGCTACACTTGCATTAAAGGTTACAGGGATAGTAAATAATACTCATCTTATGAATGATACTACTTTAGAAGATATTATAAAAGGCGAAGAGATAGCAGAACAAATCTCTAAAGAAAAAAATATAGATGTGATATGCAGTTGCGTTAATAGTAATTTAATTAAACAAAATATAAAAACAAAATATCAATTATTTAATATGGAATATGATATAAAAAATATAGGAAACGTTATATAA
- a CDS encoding hydrolase: MKLMNEPILDKNNSLYICIDLQAKLMPSMDNLDTLIKKSNILLKTSEIYDIPVLVTEQYPKGLGATDERVMLPKHHKLFSKDHFSVFATEDFVEEFNNLNKKNIIVFGAETHVCVYYSVYHLLQNGYNVYVVADACASRTDNDKQIGLEQMRKLGANIISTEMVLFGFIEGSKVPNFKDLSNLLKN; the protein is encoded by the coding sequence ATGAAACTTATGAATGAACCTATTTTGGATAAAAATAATTCTTTATATATTTGTATAGATTTGCAAGCTAAACTTATGCCTTCTATGGATAATTTAGATACTCTTATAAAAAAGTCTAATATATTACTTAAAACTTCTGAGATATATGATATACCTGTTTTGGTCACTGAGCAGTATCCTAAAGGTTTAGGAGCTACTGATGAGAGAGTAATGCTTCCTAAACATCATAAATTATTTTCTAAGGATCATTTTAGTGTATTTGCTACTGAAGATTTTGTTGAGGAGTTTAATAATTTAAATAAAAAGAATATTATAGTATTTGGAGCTGAGACACATGTATGCGTATATTATAGTGTGTATCATTTGCTTCAAAATGGATATAATGTTTATGTGGTTGCTGATGCTTGTGCTTCTAGAACTGACAATGATAAGCAAATTGGTTTAGAACAGATGAGGAAATTGGGGGCTAATATTATAAGTACAGAGATGGTTCTTTTTGGATTTATAGAAGGTTCAAAAGTACCTAATTTTAAAGATTTAAGTAATTTATTAAAAAATTAA
- the ftsA gene encoding cell division protein FtsA, giving the protein MKEPIIAGVDIGTSSIKTVIARVNEDKLDIIGIGESESDGIRKGIIVNIDAAADAIEKSINKAEDMAGLQAPDVIATIGGDHISGMNSKGVIGVNTKDKEITPLEIERVLESAKNVRLPSDVEIIETIEQEYSLDGQDEIKNPIGMSGTRLETKVHLITGLKYVSENLRRTLNKMKFSGKDFIVSVRGSAEACLTEDEKELGVVVFDIGHSTTSLMVFLEGSVWHTAVIPIGSQHITNDIAECLRVTIPTAEKLKCEYGCAFVDMVGDREIVEVPTASGESKAILKKSLTEIIQARVEEILSLCGKELSKMKYIDSLSAGMVFTGGGALLPGLVELAKAYQRTVKGAMPITARIGVPNNIYGIRDIANNPSYSAVIGILMMSLDEATKVNIPNAKKTGDKKKFKFNIKKSFMEFFK; this is encoded by the coding sequence TTGAAAGAGCCAATAATAGCTGGTGTAGATATCGGCACTTCATCAATAAAAACTGTAATAGCAAGGGTTAATGAGGATAAACTTGATATTATAGGGATAGGGGAGAGTGAGAGTGACGGCATTAGAAAGGGTATTATAGTAAATATAGATGCTGCTGCTGATGCTATAGAGAAATCTATCAACAAAGCGGAAGATATGGCAGGACTTCAGGCTCCTGATGTTATAGCTACTATAGGCGGCGACCATATAAGCGGAATGAATAGTAAAGGGGTTATTGGTGTTAATACAAAAGATAAAGAAATAACTCCATTAGAAATAGAGAGAGTATTAGAAAGTGCTAAAAATGTTCGTTTGCCTTCAGATGTAGAGATTATAGAAACAATAGAACAGGAATATTCTTTAGACGGTCAAGATGAGATAAAAAACCCTATAGGAATGTCTGGAACAAGATTAGAAACAAAGGTTCATCTTATCACTGGGCTTAAATATGTAAGTGAGAACTTAAGAAGAACTTTAAATAAAATGAAGTTTAGCGGCAAAGATTTTATAGTGAGTGTACGCGGAAGTGCTGAGGCTTGTCTTACAGAAGATGAAAAAGAGCTTGGGGTAGTTGTGTTTGATATAGGGCATTCTACTACATCGCTCATGGTATTTTTGGAAGGCTCTGTTTGGCATACTGCTGTTATACCTATAGGAAGTCAGCATATTACTAATGATATAGCTGAATGTTTAAGAGTAACTATTCCTACAGCAGAAAAATTGAAATGTGAATATGGCTGTGCTTTTGTGGATATGGTAGGCGACAGAGAGATAGTTGAAGTTCCTACTGCAAGCGGCGAAAGTAAAGCCATACTTAAAAAGTCTTTAACAGAAATTATACAGGCTAGGGTAGAAGAGATACTTAGCTTATGCGGTAAAGAATTATCAAAGATGAAGTATATAGATTCTTTATCTGCTGGTATGGTATTTACGGGAGGAGGTGCATTACTTCCCGGTTTGGTTGAATTAGCTAAGGCATATCAAAGAACAGTAAAAGGAGCTATGCCTATTACAGCGAGAATAGGTGTTCCTAATAATATTTACGGCATTAGAGATATTGCTAATAATCCTTCTTATTCTGCTGTTATTGGCATACTTATGATGAGCTTAGATGAGGCTACTAAAGTTAATATACCTAATGCTAAAAAAACAGGCGATAAGAAAAAGTTTAAGTTTAATATAAAAAAGTCATTTATGGAGTTTTTTAAATAA